The Verrucomicrobiota bacterium genome has a segment encoding these proteins:
- the pnp gene encoding polyribonucleotide nucleotidyltransferase, which produces MSNQIEIPIGSTPIVIETGKLAKQADGAVTVRLGETIVVVAAVASIKAKPGQEFFPLTVDYREKAAAAGKFPGGYFKREGRPTEKEILTCRLTDRPIRPLFPKGWFNEVQVQSVLLSADGENDSDILSVIGASAALSVSDIPWEGPLGAVRVGRVDGKFVANPTHSQRANSDLDLVYVGNTTDVVMFEGAANEISDADFLAALKFGHECCQPIIAAQKELMAKAGKPKRAITVNVVPDEVLEEAKRIGGDRIVPALLTPGKLARESAWSALTEDISKKLVEKFGEEKVTETVRKDAFYYIQKEAVRGLILDGKKRLDGRGFKDVRAISGDVGLLPRAHGSALFCRGETQAMVLATLGTTEDSQEFDSYTGGESQKQFILHYNFPNFSVGETGRISGPGRREIGHGALAERSVEPVVPLDTFPYAVRITSEIMESNGSTSMATVCGASLALMDAGVPLTRPVAGISIGICTEHGEADRISRYQLLTDIIGWEDAFCDMDCKIAGTSNGITGFQLDLKLRGLPHEIMAEAVEEARVARLSILDKMSQILAAPRAELSKYAPRIQTVKVNPEKIGAIIGPGGKNIKRIVEESGCEINIDDDGTVRIYSLSAEGMKIAMESIQAMTGEIEVGKIYRGRVVTIKDFGCFVEVFPGKDGLCHISELANFRVKQTEDIVKMGDEIWVKCIGVDEKGRVKLSRKAAMEERDKEMAPKA; this is translated from the coding sequence ATGTCCAACCAAATTGAGATCCCGATTGGATCCACCCCCATTGTTATTGAAACCGGAAAACTCGCCAAGCAAGCCGACGGAGCCGTCACGGTGCGCTTGGGCGAAACGATTGTTGTGGTCGCCGCCGTGGCTTCCATCAAGGCCAAGCCTGGCCAGGAGTTTTTTCCTCTGACCGTTGATTACCGCGAAAAGGCGGCTGCGGCAGGCAAGTTTCCCGGCGGTTACTTCAAACGTGAAGGCCGCCCCACCGAAAAAGAAATTCTGACCTGCCGGCTGACGGACCGGCCCATTCGCCCGCTTTTCCCCAAAGGCTGGTTCAATGAAGTGCAAGTCCAAAGCGTTCTGCTCAGCGCTGACGGAGAGAACGATTCGGATATCCTCAGCGTCATCGGCGCCTCCGCCGCGCTTTCCGTCAGTGACATCCCCTGGGAAGGACCGCTGGGCGCGGTCCGCGTGGGCCGGGTGGACGGCAAGTTTGTTGCCAACCCGACGCACAGCCAGCGAGCCAACAGCGACCTGGATTTGGTTTATGTCGGCAACACCACGGACGTGGTGATGTTCGAGGGGGCGGCGAATGAGATTTCGGATGCCGACTTCCTGGCTGCGCTCAAATTCGGCCATGAATGCTGCCAGCCCATCATTGCGGCTCAGAAGGAATTGATGGCCAAAGCGGGCAAGCCCAAACGCGCCATCACGGTGAATGTGGTTCCAGACGAGGTTCTCGAGGAAGCCAAACGCATCGGGGGCGATCGAATTGTGCCTGCCCTGCTTACCCCTGGCAAACTCGCCCGGGAAAGTGCTTGGTCGGCCCTGACCGAGGACATTTCCAAGAAGCTCGTCGAAAAGTTCGGCGAGGAAAAAGTGACCGAGACCGTGCGCAAGGATGCTTTCTATTACATTCAGAAAGAAGCGGTCCGCGGGCTCATTCTGGACGGGAAAAAGCGCCTCGATGGGCGTGGATTCAAGGACGTTCGCGCCATTAGCGGGGACGTGGGCCTGCTGCCGAGGGCGCATGGTTCGGCGCTGTTCTGCCGGGGAGAGACGCAAGCGATGGTCCTGGCGACGCTGGGGACCACGGAAGATTCGCAGGAGTTCGATTCTTACACCGGTGGCGAAAGTCAGAAGCAATTCATCCTCCACTACAATTTTCCCAATTTTTCGGTGGGCGAAACGGGACGGATCAGCGGGCCCGGACGACGGGAGATCGGACATGGAGCCCTGGCGGAGCGTTCGGTAGAGCCCGTGGTTCCTCTGGACACCTTTCCTTACGCGGTTCGCATCACGAGCGAAATCATGGAGTCCAATGGATCCACCTCGATGGCCACGGTGTGCGGCGCTTCGCTGGCGCTGATGGATGCCGGCGTGCCCTTGACCCGTCCGGTGGCTGGGATCAGCATCGGCATTTGCACCGAGCATGGGGAGGCTGACCGAATCAGCCGTTACCAGTTGTTGACGGACATCATCGGCTGGGAGGACGCGTTTTGCGACATGGATTGCAAGATCGCCGGCACCTCGAATGGCATCACCGGATTCCAGCTCGATCTGAAGCTCCGCGGATTGCCCCATGAAATCATGGCGGAGGCGGTGGAGGAAGCCCGCGTCGCGCGCTTATCGATTCTCGACAAGATGTCGCAAATCCTGGCTGCGCCAAGGGCGGAGCTCAGCAAGTACGCGCCGCGCATTCAAACCGTGAAGGTCAATCCGGAAAAGATTGGCGCCATCATCGGGCCCGGCGGGAAGAACATCAAACGCATCGTCGAGGAGTCGGGTTGCGAGATCAACATAGACGACGACGGCACGGTGAGGATCTACTCGCTCTCCGCCGAGGGGATGAAGATCGCCATGGAATCCATCCAGGCGATGACGGGCGAAATCGAGGTGGGGAAGATCTATCGCGGGCGGGTGGTCACCATCAAAGACTTCGGCTGTTTTGTCGAAGTGTTCCCCGGCAAGGATGGGCTCTGCCACATCAGCGAATTGGCCAATTTCCGCGTCAAGCAGACCGAGGACATCGTCAAGATGGGCGACGAAATCTGGGTCAAGTGCATTGGTGTCGATGAGAAAGGCCGCGTGAAATTGTCGCGAAAAGCGGCCATGGAAGAGCGCGACAAAGAAATGGCCCCCAAGGCTTAA
- the rpsO gene encoding 30S ribosomal protein S15 yields the protein MELKSKTIEQHRTHDSDTGSPDVQIALLTERINSLTEHLQKNKKDHSSRRGLLMLVGQRRRLLDYLQHKDVGRYQSLTKKLKLRK from the coding sequence ATGGAATTGAAGAGCAAGACGATTGAGCAACACCGAACGCACGACAGTGACACAGGGTCTCCTGACGTGCAAATTGCACTTTTGACGGAGCGGATTAATTCACTGACCGAGCACCTTCAGAAAAACAAGAAGGATCACAGTTCGCGACGCGGACTATTGATGCTGGTGGGCCAGCGGCGTCGGCTTTTGGATTATCTTCAGCACAAGGATGTTGGGCGGTACCAGTCCTTGACCAAGAAGCTGAAGCTCCGCAAATAA